The following proteins are encoded in a genomic region of Oncorhynchus masou masou isolate Uvic2021 chromosome 19, UVic_Omas_1.1, whole genome shotgun sequence:
- the LOC135506187 gene encoding enhancer of rudimentary homolog — protein sequence MSHTILLVQPTKRPEGRTYADYESVNECMEGVCKMYEEHLKRMNPNSPSITYDISQLFDFIDDLADLSCLVYRADTQTYQPYNKDWIKEKIYVLLRRQAQQAGK from the exons ATG TCACACACCATTCTGCTTGTCCAGCCAACTAAGAGACCAGAGGGGCGAACATATGCAGACTACGAGTCAGTCAACGAATGCATGGAAG GTGTGTGTAAAATGTACGAAGAGCACCTGAAGAGGATGAATCCCAACAGTCCCTCCATCACCTATGACATCAGCCAGCTGTTTGACTTCATTGATGACTTGGCAGACCTCAGCTGTCTAGT GTACCGTGCGGACACTCAGACGTACCAGCCATACAACAAAGACTGGATCAAGGAGAAGATTTACGTGCTCCTGCGGCGTCAGGCCCAACAAGCTGGGAAGTAA